TACAATCatcatatataataaaatatatgtaacttacctaggataacccataaaaaggacagacgaagtgacttatttatattattaccccaatacataaaggtggagaCCCAACAGCTGTAAATTACTACATAATAATATTATAGTAATATAATATcgttatttactaccagtacatgtacaaggtatacagatcatagctgacatcactgacatactactatatagaaagtcacttgttatgctcagcatttcgggcaaattaagtaaattttgtcccaggatgcgacccacaccagtccactaacacccagatacccattttactgatgggtgaacatagacaacaggtataaagaaacacgcccaatgttttcacccttgctgGGAACCAAACCTTGGCCCTCaacatgtgaagcgagagctttgcctgcCAGGCCATTTCCATGAGTCAACGGTAGCGTTCATCGAGTGTggattctctctctcgcctgagtatatctggagagggtttcaggggtcaacggccccgcggcccggtctgtgaccaggcctcatggtggatcagggcctgatcaaccaggctgttactgttgcctGCACggaacccgacgtacgaaccacagcccggctggtcaggtactgcctttaggttcctgtccagtgccttcttgaagacaaccaggggtctattgaaccgtcttaggcccctgacacttattgtattttctcttatcgtgatagtggcacccctgcttttcattggggggatgttgcatcgtctgccgagtcttttgctttcatagggagtgattttcgtgtgcaagtttggtactaatccctctccaagtgtatataatcatgtatctctcccgcctgcgttccagggagtacaggttaaggaacttcaagcgttcccagtaactgaggtgttttatctctgttatgcgcgccgtgaaggttctctgtacattttctaggtcagcaatttcccctgccttgaaaggtgctgttagtgtgcagtaatattccagcctagatagaacaagcgacctgaagagtgtcatcatgggcctggcatccctagttttgaaggttttgaaggtgttagttaccatttggtcctaggcacatgtcgattagacactaggcctgttgtatgtgcatgcgtgcgtgcgtgtgtgtttgtgtgtgtgtgtgtgtgtgtgtgtgtgtgtgtgtgtgtgtgtgtgtgtgtgtgtgtgtgtgtgtgtgtgtgtgtgtgtgtgtgtgtgtgtgtgtgtgctcgtgtgtgtgtgtgtgctcgtgtgtgtgtgtgtgtgtgtgtgtgtgtgtgtgtgtgtgtgtgtgtgtactcacctaattgtggttacaagggtcgattcacagctcctgcccccgcctcttgaACTGGccactacccggtcactcttcccgctccgtgagttttatcatacctctccttaaagctatgtatggatcctgcctccactacatcactacccaggctattccacgttctaacaactctgtgactgaagaaatgcttcctaacatccctgtggttcatttaagtcttcaacttccaactgtgaccccttgttgctgtttacctggagtttacctggagagagtttcgggggtcaacgcccccgcggcccggtctgtgaccaggcctcctggtggatcagcgcctgatcaaccaggctgttgctgctggctgcacgcaaaccaacgtacgagccacagcccggctgatcaggaactgactttaggtgcttgtccagtgccagcttgaagactgccaggggtctgttggtaatcccccttatgtgtgctgggaggcagttgaacagtctcgggcccctgacacttattgtatggtctcttaacgtgctagtgacacccctgcttttcattggggggatggtgcatcgtctgccaagtcttttgctttcgtagtgagtgattttcgtgtgcaagttcggtactagtccctctaggattttccaggtgtatataatcatgtatctctcccgcctgcattccagggaatacaggttcaggaacctcaagcactcccagtaattgaggtgttttatctccgttatgcgcgccgtgaaggttctctgtacattttctaggtcggcaatttcatctgccttgaaaggtgctgttagtgtgcagcaatattccagcctagatagaacaagtgacctgaagagtgtcatcatgggcttggcctccctagttttgaaggttctcattatccatcctgtcatttttctagcagatgcgattgatacaatgttatggtcctttaaggtgagatcctccgacatgatcactcccaggtctttgacgttggtgtttcgctctattttgtggccagaatttgttttgtactctgatgaagatttaatttcctcgtgtttaccatatctgagtaattgaaatttctcatcgttgagaaatttcagagcaacttgtggatatgacagtggtaggtatcgaagggggacattttttgcgacctaggtgtcccaaattcctacttgtctaactgataaataataattatctttgttcatttattgttatgtacataatgatacattcagataaatgcaattttccacaataatgataaacggatcacctatcacaaaactcacagagggaaaattcttaggaatccaccttggtaatagactcaaatttcaaacacatatacaagaaatttccaaaaaaaaatccaagaccgtaggcatactatcaaagatacggtactatgttctatgttccacagtcagccctcctggccctatatcactcacttatttacccctgtcTCACCTATGGAATATGTTCATGGGGATCTACAACATTAAACCATcgcagaccattaattacccaacaaaaggctgcagtcagaatgacaacaaattcccactacaggcagcacactccaccaatattcaaaactaaacctactcaccatacaaaacatccatacttattattgcacctattacatacatagaacacttaactctgatattaaccctcccctcaaacatctccttgccaacctcaacagaacacatgaccataatacaaggcacagatcactctttgatgttcctcgtgtccatctcacgctatgcaaaaactcaatgcccataaaaggccctaaaatctggaattcattacctgtgaatataaaagaaacactgtctgtttataaattcaagtctcttctaaaaaatcacttactcacccacaactaaataaatactgaataattgtattttataaattgtatctcataaatgtttctcataattgtatctcataaatgtttctcataattgtatctcatgaatgtctaacctgtgacccaatcaaactttgttattttttaattacattacctaacagaatactccattctactgaatgtacagcaacacagtaaatgaccatatgacctgtctgtgtaatactcatttgtgctaaattgttatctgtttaaaataacgtttttaccactgaatatatcattgcttagttaatcttaagttaattttaagcctgtccataatgctctgcatacaaggggctttggcatgttgcactgtaataactgtattcctttgtacttctctgtatcatgttcaaataaataaataaataaatagagcgTAAgcgtcagtggccctgataaccCCAACAACACCATGGGTcaagtggccctataaacctcaacaacaacaacaccatgggtcaagtggccctataaaccttaacaacaacaacaccatcatcatgggTCAAAGAGACGAGGAAAAAGTTGGAACTTTAGAAGAAGCAGCTTTAAAGAGACGGGAGAAGCTGTTTGCGTTGAAGAGACAACGTCGTGAAGGTCAGGAGAAACATCAACAAGAAGTGAAtggtgaagaggaagaggagctTCCACCCTCACAAGTTCTCTTCAGGTTGGTGTTCTGAGGTACACCTCTTGTATGACTGATTTATGTATGACCCTTTCGGGTTTATCGCCTGAGttgataataatattattaatagcgTGGATGATCAAGACACTGGCAGAATACAACCTACATTATCCTTGTAATGTATAAACAgtaataaaaattttaatttagtGAGAGAATGTTTGCTTGGAGATGAAGTAAGTTTTAACATATTTTATCACTTTAAAAAAGGATGTAGAGACATCAGTTATTGTattttgatctgaggaattggatgaggcagtggtagaggtgaattcaatacacagcttcaagagtagatatgataaagcACAAGAGACCAGAGATCAGTGAGGCAGATTAAAGTGATTTAGaggcagggaccaggagctgagtctcatcTGTCCCAAACAAAATTCAGTGagtgtatgcacacacacatgtgcatatATGTATACTTgtgtgcacacatgcacacacactcacacactgtacattATATATTATTGATTTGTGATAAATGATAAACCTGAAAGTATATGTCGTTACAACAGAAACTACAAGCCACAGACTGCCAGCTTGGAAGAAGTCGTATTGCCGGTAGTGAAGCCCGAGGATGTGGAGGCTCTCGTTCAGCAACAAATAGATGATGGTGAGAGAGCCAAGGAGGAAGTTCAGGTAATATATGCATGAGTCTTAGTcatgttgcatgtgtgttatGGCTTTCAAAGGTTGCTCATTCAAGGTAGATTCCTTGATGGTGGtatggggctcttgattcagggaattgggCCTGATTTTCCGTTCTATGGATTGAACTAGAAGGCCTCCCATTTTCTAAATGCTGTATAACCCCCTATAGGTTTAGTGCTCTCCATGAATGTAATATTTTTAACACCAGCTGCATCCCATCTGTTGGGTTAACCTTTAAAGATAAACaaattcaccatcatttattcaatAGATATTTTACAAAAAATACACAAACCTAATTCAAATGACATTTTGAACTGGTGCAGGCAATTAAGTCCCACTATGTGGttttcttgaatcccttcataaacaggGAGGGAGGTAAAGGTTTTATatacaaggggcttggacatccatcaggtatatgtgagtgtgttagataggagtgagtggaggcaagtggcttttgggacttgacaaactgttggagtgtgagtaaggtaatacatgtattttgtgaagggattcagggaaactggttagccaagaCTGTCttagaggtaggaagtacagtgtctgcactctaaaggaaggatgggaatatttgcagtttggagggtcatcttAATTGTGGTATCAgcttggtaagtaagacacatgtgcaacagttaggtatctttattctgaaacattccgcctacacagtaggcttcctcagtcgagtgCAGTGAAgttggcagaagcagtagagatgtgaagatgatgtaattgatccatcacccttgaagatgtagttttgaggtagtcagtccctcagcctggagaagagattttgttccatagtctgaaacagtgTGCAATTGAAATGAAAGtgtggtgacttactgtcagaagGTGAGGTGTAGTCCACTGGTAGAAGAATGTAGTCATTGAGAAGGTCACATCCCCTTTGAATCCAACCATTCTTATtagaaaaagttgtccaaggtgctttctgttctgtaccaagataccactgtgttgcagtgtctgatggagttaatattaaaatggtatacagtaccgacctTACCAACCTGTCAGTATCATATACTATTTTAATATTCACTTTGTGGTATCAgcacgtctctggcaagacaatgatggagtgtgTGTATCTTTCTAGTTCTCTCTTTATTTCTCTATTTATCTTTGTTTCTCTGTTTCTTTCTCTATTTATCTTTGTTTCTATGTTTCTTTCTctgtttctttctctttctttctatttctctctctttctctctttttctatcTTTTTCTCTATTTCTCTATCTCTATTTCTCTATATTTCTCTATTTCTCTATATTTCTCTATTTCTCTATATTTCTCTATTTCTCTATATTTCTCTATTTCTCTATATTTCTCTATTTCTCTATATTTCTCTATCTCTATTTCTCTATCTCTATTTCTCtatctctatttctctctttctatttctctatctctatttctctctttctatttctctctttctatttctctctttctatttctctctttctatttctctctttctATTTCTATCTTTCTATTTCTCTATCTCTATTTCTCTATCTCTATTTCTCTATCTCTATTTCTCTATCTCTATTTCTCTATCTCTATTTCTCTATCTCTATTTCTCTATCTCTATTTCTCTATCTATTTCTCTATCTCTATTTCTCTATCTCTATTTCTCTATCTCTATTTCTCTATCTCTATTTCTCTATCTctatttcactctctctctcactctctctctcactctctcactctctctctcactctctctctcactcactctctcactctctcactctctctctctctctctctctctctctctctctctctctctctctctctctctctaaagttAGGTGAAGCAAGCACATAAAAAAAGGCACCATGACACGTACTGAATAATCATAAATCCATTAtacatttttattttgttttcaaAATCATAACACAAGGAAGATACAGTTTTAAACAAAGTACATAATTGTTATTTTGTATTTAAAATCAAAACACAATAAAAAAGTTTTACAATAAGCTCATAAATCTCAAAACATGATAAAACATGTGTGTTgtttaattattttaattttaaatgtgaaataaaaaaaaatgagtccAGAAAGTTCTTCCAAGGCCACATAataaaaatcaataataataaaaattgttGAAAAGGTGCCACTTTTGAAAAATGTGCTCAGGGGGGAGTGGTTGATCACCTTGTTCTCTTTCTAGCTACGCCACTGACTGCACTCACATTCACACTTCCGGCAATTTTTTAACTAACCAGCTGGCATTATTCACATTCCCAGTAATGTCATCTCACACAACCAGGCAGTGCATGCACCCCACTGACTTAGATACTGACACATACAAAGAGATACCATAATCACACACTGTTTACAGATACAGGCATACCTCGCTAATATGGCGCTCAGTTTAGGGCACTTAGCTAATATGCcacttttcattattattattataatcaagggggaagcgctaaacccagaggattatacagcgcctggggggggggatgtggaaggcattcaggcttaattcggggaactggagcacagatccaattccctaaatcaagagcccctcaccaacttcaaggaaccttccttgaggggatgccACTTTTCAGTTATATTCAGCGACTCGGCTCTCTCCAAGCTGAATTGagcaagttgaagactcggataatTAAGCTCCACTctcctcttaataataataataataataatttattttgacatgatatatgtttgtacaaatgaatataatagttgggtgtacatgccaaaagctcctttatatgcagagcattttgggcaaacttaaaactaacttaagattaataaggcagtaacagtacatatggtcattagatgagttacaatgaatacaagagaattgagtattctattaggtcatGCTATATGGTTTTAATAAGTCTCATGATTAACATTTAAGGTGAgtacagatattgagagtaagtatatACTATATTGATTGAAAGTTCTACCTATGTTCATGATATTGAGCGAATGCATGTATAGTTTTTACATGTGTAtttatgatgggctgggataCATTAAGGAGGTAAGGCATTTTTAACTGTACAGCGGATTCTCGAGTTTAGAACTTATTTCATTTCAGACGGCTGTTCAAGTGCTGTTACCGAATGAATTTCTTCTCATCAGGactaatgtaaattagattaatctgtttcagacccccaaaaatacacttacgaaagcacttacaaaaatacacttacataattggtcgtgttggaaGCTAGtagttctggagatttctggcagagagTTCTAGATTTTGGGCCTTTTTAAGTACAATGAGTTTTTGAAAAGATTTAGcctgacatggggaatgtcatagaggttTTTGTGCCTGGTGTTGTGTCTATGAGTCCTGTTGCAACTGTCAAGGAAGTTCTTCAGGTTGGGATTTATGTTAGGATtgattgttctgtaaatgtaggttgcacagtagtatgagtgaatattttgtatggtgagtaggtttaggtctttgaagggtttggggtgtgtgttgtctagcagtgtgttgtgtgatcaTTCACACTGTGGATTTTTGTTGTGTTATTATTGGTTTCAGGTGGTTTGCCATTGTGgaaccccaggcacaaatagcataggaaaggtaggggtagatcagtgaatagtatagtgtaagtagtgctgcTTGTGGCACATAGTAATGTACCTTTGAGAGGATGCCATCTGTTTTAGAaacttttttgttatgtgttggatatggatgttgaatttc
The sequence above is drawn from the Cherax quadricarinatus isolate ZL_2023a chromosome 26, ASM3850222v1, whole genome shotgun sequence genome and encodes:
- the LOC128691726 gene encoding coiled-coil domain-containing protein 12 → MGQRDEEKVGTLEEAALKRREKLFALKRQRREGQEKHQQEVNGEEEEELPPSQVLFRNYKPQTASLEEVVLPVVKPEDVEALVQQQIDDGERAKEEVQVEITNLAPKKITFDLKRGIQTHLDKLERRTDKAIAELIRQRLKEGKQQDFLIAVNAGARAQQKAGYDSDED